The following coding sequences are from one Microbacterium sp. SORGH_AS_0969 window:
- a CDS encoding nitroreductase family protein, whose protein sequence is MRDRRSWSKVTDLAPTSVELEAFVAAAGRVADHKSLRPWRIIEIRGSDRDILARALNKADGKKGHSSKPRRAPLILAVVADVSSKKIPAWEQEAVASGVAHMLSLALDEAGFGVFWRTDDKTRSKSLAKAHGLKKGEVLLGWLYVGGKPQRSRPVRRKTVDATKHISRLPGAKSGKKAKGEAAAL, encoded by the coding sequence ATGCGCGACCGTCGGTCGTGGTCGAAGGTCACCGATCTCGCTCCCACGAGCGTCGAGCTCGAGGCCTTCGTCGCCGCAGCCGGTCGCGTCGCCGATCACAAGTCCCTGCGCCCGTGGCGGATCATCGAGATCCGCGGGAGCGATCGCGACATCCTCGCCCGCGCATTGAACAAGGCGGACGGCAAGAAGGGTCATTCCTCCAAGCCGCGCCGCGCCCCTCTGATCCTCGCCGTCGTCGCCGACGTGTCGTCGAAGAAGATCCCCGCGTGGGAACAGGAAGCCGTGGCATCCGGAGTCGCCCACATGCTGAGCCTCGCGCTCGACGAGGCCGGCTTCGGCGTGTTCTGGCGCACCGACGACAAGACGCGCAGCAAGTCGCTGGCGAAGGCCCACGGTCTGAAGAAGGGCGAGGTCCTGCTGGGGTGGCTCTACGTCGGCGGTAAGCCGCAGCGCTCGCGTCCGGTTCGCCGGAAGACCGTGGATGCCACGAAGCACATCTCGCGACTGCCCGGGGCCAAATCCGGGAAGAAGGCGAAGGGCGAAGCCGCCGCTCTCTGA
- the msrB gene encoding peptide-methionine (R)-S-oxide reductase MsrB — MTYAVEKSDDQWREELSPEQYAVLRQAGTERAWTGELLDESRAGLYTCAACGAELFQSGTKFDSHCGWPSFYESVRPEAVELLEDNSHGMQRTEVRCANCGSHLGHVFPDGFGTPTGDRYCMNSLSLTFTPETQA; from the coding sequence ATGACTTATGCCGTCGAAAAGTCCGACGACCAGTGGCGCGAGGAGCTCTCGCCCGAGCAGTACGCGGTGCTGCGGCAGGCGGGGACCGAGCGCGCGTGGACCGGTGAGCTCCTGGACGAGAGCCGCGCGGGCCTCTACACGTGCGCCGCGTGCGGTGCTGAGCTGTTCCAGAGCGGCACCAAGTTCGACTCGCACTGCGGGTGGCCGAGCTTCTACGAGTCGGTGCGACCCGAGGCCGTCGAGCTGCTCGAAGACAACAGCCACGGCATGCAGCGCACCGAGGTTCGCTGCGCGAACTGCGGATCGCACCTCGGCCACGTGTTCCCCGACGGCTTCGGCACGCCCACCGGCGACCGTTACTGCATGAACTCGCTGTCGCTCACCTTCACCCCGGAAACGCAGGCGTGA
- a CDS encoding DUF2332 domain-containing protein yields MHQDAVTTVVDRYRRFARDEAPGRSVLYAIWAERVVADAEVTEIVARIAETHRQPPLVFAVTRLLGAPDAVDAWAEWVVAHADALVADCDRRSVQTNEPQRCAALLPALSLIEGPIALLEVGASAGLCLYPDRYSYRYRRGAEVVALDPVDGPSQVVLECDLDGAPSLRMPEIVWRAGIDLNPLDARDAEDRAWLTGLVWPGEEGRRERIVAALDIAASDPPRLVEGDGAATLPALAADAPREATLVVTTPGVLAHVPRARRGDVIAAAQRAGRWITLDAPGLHDGWTSPPDVRSDGFALALDGEVLGGVDPLGAWVAWHPGIRSAAQ; encoded by the coding sequence ATGCACCAGGATGCCGTGACCACCGTCGTCGATCGCTACCGCCGATTCGCGCGCGACGAGGCTCCCGGTCGGTCGGTGCTGTACGCGATCTGGGCGGAGCGCGTCGTCGCCGACGCCGAGGTGACCGAGATCGTGGCGCGCATCGCGGAGACGCACCGCCAGCCGCCGCTCGTGTTCGCCGTGACGCGTCTCCTCGGTGCGCCGGACGCGGTCGACGCCTGGGCGGAGTGGGTGGTCGCGCACGCGGACGCCCTCGTCGCGGATTGCGATCGCCGGAGCGTACAGACGAACGAACCCCAGCGCTGCGCGGCGTTGCTGCCGGCGCTCTCGCTCATCGAGGGGCCGATCGCGCTGCTCGAGGTCGGCGCGAGCGCGGGTCTGTGTCTGTACCCCGATCGCTACTCCTACCGCTATCGCCGGGGTGCGGAGGTGGTCGCTCTCGACCCGGTCGACGGACCGAGCCAGGTCGTTCTCGAGTGCGACCTCGACGGTGCCCCATCCCTGCGGATGCCCGAGATCGTCTGGCGCGCGGGCATCGACCTGAACCCTCTCGACGCCCGCGACGCGGAGGACCGGGCGTGGCTGACGGGACTGGTGTGGCCGGGGGAGGAGGGACGGCGCGAGCGTATCGTCGCCGCGCTCGACATCGCGGCATCCGATCCTCCGCGCCTCGTCGAGGGTGACGGCGCCGCCACGCTGCCGGCGCTCGCCGCGGACGCCCCGCGAGAGGCGACGCTCGTCGTCACGACGCCCGGCGTCCTCGCGCACGTTCCTCGCGCGCGGCGCGGCGACGTGATCGCCGCAGCACAGCGGGCGGGACGCTGGATCACCCTCGACGCACCGGGACTCCACGACGGGTGGACGAGCCCGCCGGACGTGCGCTCGGACGGCTTCGCGCTCGCGCTCGACGGCGAGGTGCTCGGGGGCGTGGATCCTCTCGGGGCGTGGGTGGCGTGGCATCCCGGGATCCGCTCCGCCGCGCAGTAG
- a CDS encoding DUF3263 domain-containing protein, giving the protein MPLSDRDREILAFEGEWRRHGGAKEEAIRSAFDMPPARYYQLLGRVIDRPEALAHDPMLVRRLRRLRDGDPRTRLDRAATL; this is encoded by the coding sequence GTGCCTCTTTCCGACCGCGACCGCGAGATCCTCGCTTTCGAGGGTGAATGGCGTCGGCACGGGGGTGCGAAGGAGGAGGCGATCCGCAGCGCCTTCGACATGCCGCCCGCGCGCTACTACCAGCTGCTCGGGCGAGTGATCGACCGCCCCGAGGCCCTCGCGCACGACCCGATGCTCGTTCGTCGTCTGCGGCGTCTGCGTGACGGCGACCCGCGCACGCGGCTCGACCGCGCCGCGACCCTGTGA
- a CDS encoding LytR C-terminal domain-containing protein — MFLWAAVATVVLIAVGIFGTIVVSGRISFGSEPVATPTIVPTTPAVIDPSYSVVVLNGTSDEGLAGNLRDQIIAAGWAADTVQTGDSDTTDFATTTIYYLRPEDEQAARGLADAIGGAEVAQSDFLQPTDDPNTPDDESAEKRLIVVIGLDRAAAQPTP, encoded by the coding sequence GTGTTCCTGTGGGCGGCGGTGGCCACCGTGGTCCTCATCGCCGTCGGCATCTTCGGAACGATCGTGGTCTCGGGGCGCATCTCGTTCGGCTCCGAGCCCGTCGCGACGCCGACGATCGTCCCCACGACCCCGGCGGTGATCGACCCCTCGTACTCTGTCGTCGTGCTCAACGGCACGTCCGACGAAGGTCTCGCCGGCAACCTGCGCGATCAGATCATCGCGGCGGGGTGGGCGGCGGACACGGTCCAGACCGGCGACTCCGACACGACCGACTTCGCGACGACGACCATCTATTACCTGCGCCCGGAAGACGAGCAGGCCGCCCGGGGGCTCGCAGACGCCATCGGAGGGGCCGAGGTCGCGCAGAGCGACTTCCTGCAGCCCACCGACGACCCGAACACGCCCGACGACGAGAGTGCCGAGAAGCGGCTGATCGTCGTGATCGGCCTCGATCGCGCGGCGGCCCAGCCCACCCCCTGA
- a CDS encoding cold-shock protein has translation MTQGTVKWFNAEKGYGFITVTDGQDVFVHYSNIEMSGFRVLEEGQAVEFTVGSGQKGPQAESVRLMA, from the coding sequence ATGACGCAGGGCACCGTCAAATGGTTCAACGCCGAGAAGGGTTACGGCTTCATCACCGTGACGGACGGCCAGGACGTTTTCGTTCACTACTCGAACATCGAGATGTCGGGCTTCCGTGTTCTCGAGGAGGGGCAGGCGGTCGAGTTCACCGTCGGCTCCGGCCAGAAGGGACCGCAGGCCGAGTCGGTTCGCCTGATGGCTTAA
- the groL gene encoding chaperonin GroEL (60 kDa chaperone family; promotes refolding of misfolded polypeptides especially under stressful conditions; forms two stacked rings of heptamers to form a barrel-shaped 14mer; ends can be capped by GroES; misfolded proteins enter the barrel where they are refolded when GroES binds) yields the protein MAKIIAFDEEARRGLERGLNTLADAVKVTLGPRGRNVVLEKKWGAPTITNDGVSIAKEIELDDPYEKIGAELVKEVAKKTDDVAGDGTTTATVLAQALVREGLRNVAAGADPISLKKGIEKAVKAVTDELLASAKEVESKEQIAATASISAADPAIGELIAEAIDKVGKEGVVTVEESNTFGTELELTEGMRFDKGYINPYFVTDPERQEAVFEDPYILIANQKISNIKDLLPIVDKVIQEGKELLIIAEDVEGEALATLVLNKIRGIFKSAAVKAPGFGDRRKAQLQDIAILTGGQVITEEVGLKLENATVDLLGRARKVIITKDETTIVEGAGESELIEGRVTQIRREIENTDSDYDREKLQERLAKLAGGVAVIKAGAATEVELKERKHRIEDAVRNAKAAVEEGVVAGGGVALIQAGKTAFASLELSGDEATGANIVKVAIEAPLKQIALNAGLEPGVVANKVAELEVGHGLNAATGEYGDLFAQGIIDPAKVTRSALQNAASIAGLFLTTEAVVADKPEKVAAPAGDPTGGMDF from the coding sequence ATGGCAAAGATCATCGCTTTCGACGAGGAGGCCCGCCGCGGCCTCGAGCGCGGCCTCAACACGCTGGCCGACGCCGTCAAGGTGACGCTCGGCCCCCGCGGTCGCAACGTCGTGCTCGAGAAGAAGTGGGGCGCTCCCACGATCACGAACGACGGCGTCTCGATCGCCAAGGAGATCGAGCTCGACGACCCGTACGAGAAGATCGGCGCTGAGCTGGTCAAGGAGGTCGCCAAGAAGACCGACGACGTCGCGGGTGACGGCACCACCACCGCTACCGTCCTCGCTCAGGCGCTCGTTCGCGAGGGCCTGCGCAACGTCGCCGCCGGCGCCGACCCCATCTCGCTCAAGAAGGGCATCGAGAAGGCCGTCAAGGCCGTCACCGACGAGCTTCTCGCCTCGGCGAAGGAGGTCGAGTCGAAGGAGCAGATCGCCGCGACCGCCTCCATCTCGGCCGCCGACCCCGCGATCGGCGAGCTCATCGCCGAGGCCATCGACAAGGTGGGCAAGGAAGGCGTCGTCACCGTCGAGGAGTCGAACACCTTCGGCACCGAGCTCGAGCTCACCGAGGGCATGCGCTTCGACAAGGGCTACATCAACCCCTACTTCGTCACCGACCCCGAGCGTCAGGAGGCGGTCTTCGAAGACCCGTACATCCTGATCGCGAACCAGAAGATCTCGAACATCAAGGACCTTCTGCCCATCGTCGACAAGGTGATCCAGGAGGGCAAGGAGCTCCTCATCATCGCCGAGGACGTCGAGGGCGAAGCTCTCGCGACGCTCGTGCTCAACAAGATCCGCGGCATCTTCAAGTCGGCGGCCGTCAAGGCCCCCGGCTTCGGCGACCGTCGCAAGGCGCAGCTCCAGGACATCGCGATCCTCACCGGCGGCCAGGTCATCACCGAAGAGGTGGGCCTCAAGCTCGAGAACGCGACCGTCGACCTGCTCGGCCGTGCCCGCAAGGTCATCATCACCAAGGACGAGACCACGATCGTCGAGGGTGCCGGTGAGTCGGAGCTGATCGAGGGTCGCGTGACCCAGATCCGCCGCGAGATCGAGAACACCGACAGCGACTACGACCGTGAGAAGCTCCAGGAGCGCCTCGCGAAGCTCGCCGGTGGCGTCGCCGTCATCAAGGCCGGCGCGGCCACGGAGGTCGAGCTCAAGGAGCGCAAGCACCGCATCGAAGACGCCGTCCGCAACGCGAAGGCCGCCGTCGAAGAGGGCGTCGTCGCCGGTGGTGGCGTCGCGCTCATCCAGGCGGGCAAGACGGCGTTCGCGTCGCTCGAGCTCTCGGGTGACGAGGCCACCGGTGCGAACATCGTCAAGGTCGCCATCGAGGCCCCGCTCAAGCAGATCGCGCTGAACGCCGGTCTCGAGCCCGGTGTCGTCGCGAACAAGGTCGCGGAGCTCGAGGTCGGTCACGGCCTCAACGCCGCAACCGGCGAGTACGGCGACCTCTTCGCGCAGGGCATCATCGACCCCGCCAAGGTCACGCGCTCCGCGCTGCAGAACGCCGCGTCGATCGCCGGTCTGTTCCTCACGACCGAGGCCGTCGTCGCCGACAAGCCCGAGAAGGTCGCCGCTCCCGCGGGCGACCCGACGGGTGGCATGGACTTCTGA